One genomic segment of Coffea arabica cultivar ET-39 chromosome 6e, Coffea Arabica ET-39 HiFi, whole genome shotgun sequence includes these proteins:
- the LOC113695765 gene encoding LOW QUALITY PROTEIN: 2-alkenal reductase (NADP(+)-dependent) (The sequence of the model RefSeq protein was modified relative to this genomic sequence to represent the inferred CDS: inserted 3 bases in 2 codons; deleted 3 bases in 2 codons; substituted 1 base at 1 genomic stop codon) translates to MEVTNRYXVIKHNIDGEPQESDFELKSEAFSLSTKPGKNDVIVKNLXLSIDPYQFNLMKNQSPSERAINFAGDVIPGKCIDGYGVGRVVLSGNPDHEKDDLVSGFLCWGEYSIIEEGGAMLRKVDTMGFPISYNVGILGFGGLTAYAGFFELCKPKKGEKVFVSAASGSIGNLVGRYAKLIGCYVVGSAGSSEKVDLLKNKLGFDEAFNYNEKTDLKRYFPDGIDIYFDNVGAGMLEAAVDNMNAFGRXAACGVIAEYTDKRRLVALNMVDVVYKRIKTQGFLVGDHLNIYQDFLSATLESLQTGKMHVLEDISHGVESIPSAFAGLFRGDNVGKRMVQFSDAL, encoded by the exons ATGGAAGTAACAAATAGGTA AGTCATTAAACATAACATTGATGGAGAACCACAAGAGTCTGATTTTGAGCTCAAGTCTGAAGCTTTTTCTTTATCAACGAAGCCAGGAAAAAAC GATGTTATCGTGAAAAATCTTTAATTATCAATTGATCCGTACCAATTCAACCTCATGAAGAACCAATCTCCCTCTGAGCGAGCCATAAATTTTGCGGGCGATGTTATCCCTGGCAAG TGCATTGATGGTTATGGTGTTGGGAGAGTTGTTCTTTCTGGGAACCCTGACCATGAGAAGGATGACTTGGTTTCTGGGTTCCTGTGCTGGGGAGAGTACAGCATAATAGAAGAGGGTGGTGCCATGTTAAGGAAGGTGGATACAATGGGATTTCCGATTTCTTACAATGTAGGAATTCTAG GATTCGGTGGCCTTACTGCTTATGCTGGATTTTTCGAGTTGTGTAAGCcaaagaaaggggaaaaggTATTTGTCTCTGCTGCTTCAGGATCGATAGGAAATTTAGTGGGACGGTATGCGAAGCTCATCGGTTGCTATGTTGTAGGCAGTGCTGGAAGCTCAGAAAAG GTAGATTTGCTCAAGAATAAGCTTGGTTTTGACGAGGCTTTCAACTACAACGAAAAAACTGATCTTAAGAG GTACTTTCCAGATGGGATTGACATTTATTTTGATAACGTGGGAGCAGGGATGCTAGAAGCAGCAGTGGATAACATGAATGCCTTTGGTA TCGCTGCGTGTGGTGTTATAGCTGAATATACGGATAAACGA CGACTTGTTGCTCTGAACATGGTAGATGTTGTGTACAAAAGGATTAAGACTCAAGGATTTTTAGTTGGTGATCACCTCAATATCTATCAGGATTTCCTTTCAGCCACACTCGAGTCCCTCCAAACTGGGAAAATGCATGTTCTTGAAGACATTTCACATGGTGTGGAAAGCATACCATCTGCATTTGCAGGACTTTTTCGTGGCGATAATGTTGGGAAAAGAATGGTTCAATTTTCAGATGCTCTGTAA
- the LOC113695369 gene encoding pentatricopeptide repeat-containing protein At5g48910-like has product MIHNSVSKTTHTNAILGFLTEKCKSVNQLKQVHAHFLKLYLAENPSSIAPLLSFAATSKNPAFFSYARTIFQNLQYKTTFLYNTMIRGYVQSHLAKPAISCYKSMLKDGLIPNNYTFTPLFKACSLVSQEFNLAGLLVHCHVLKLCLVYDPFISSSLIEFYSSSLEMDKARMLFDEIPRRDVVLWTTMIDGYGKVGQVEEARALFEEMSERNVISWSALMAGYSRSGDFKEVLDLYGRMEEAAVKPNESVLVTVLTACAQLGALSQGLWVHSYARSCGYEDNQILATALVDMYSKCGLVELASSVFYGIVNKDSGAWNAIISGFAMNGYATRSLELFDQMVLGGTQPSEATFVAVISACTHASMVDKGLWLFEQMSSVYKVEPRLEHYACVVDLLARAGRLEEAEEFIEDKIGGISQGDANIWGALLGACRIYGNTAMGDRIWRKLANMGVTDYGTHVLSYNIYRQAGSDMEARRVWRLMEDTGMKKKPGCSAIEVNGLLEEFRAGAFVHPKAPEVCQTLDSLFNVMHLAN; this is encoded by the coding sequence aTGATTCATAATTCAGTTAGTAAGACTACCCACACAAACGCCATTCTAGGATTTCTTACTGAAAAATGCAAATCTGTCAACCAGCTCAAACAAGTCCATGCCCACTTCCTCAAACTCTACCTCGCCGAGAACCCATCAAGCATTGCCCCGCTTCTCTCCTTCGCCGCCACCTCCAAGAATCCCGCTTTCTTTTCCTACGCTCGCACTATTTTCCAAAATCTTCAGTACAAGACCACCTTCTTGTACAATACCATGATCAGAGGATATGTTCAATCACATCTGGCGAAACCCGCCATTTCGTGCTATAAAAGCATGCTAAAAGACGGGCTTATTCCGAACAATTACACGTTCACGCCTTTATTTAAGGCGTGTTCCTTGGTTTCGCAGGAGTTTAATCTTGCGGGTTTATTGGTACATTGCCATGTGCTGAAATTATGTCTTGTTTATGACCCATTTATAAGTAGCTCGTTGATTGAATTTTATTCGTCGAGTCTTGAGATGGATAAAGCGCGGATGCTGTTCGATGAAATTCCCCGGAGGGATGTGGTTCTGTGGACTACGATGATTGATGGGTATGGAAAAGTGGGTCAGGTGGAAGAAGCAAGGGCTCTGTTTGAAGAAATGTCCGAGAGAAATGTGATTTCCTGGAGCGCACTAATGGCAGGGTATTCACGGTCCGGTGATTTTAAGGAAGTGCTTGATTTATACGGGCGTATGGAGGAAGCTGCTGTGAAGCCTAATGAGTCGGTGCTCGTGACTGTCCTTACTGCTTGTGCTCAACTTGGTGCTTTATCACAAGGCTTGTGGGTACACTCATATGCCAGAAGCTGTGGATACGAGGATAACCAAATATTAGCTACTGCTTTGGTTGATATGTACTCAAAATGCGGTTTGGTGGAACTGGCTTCTTCTGTATTTTACGGAATTGTCAACAAAGACAGTGGAGCATGGAATGCTATAATTTCTGGTTTTGCAATGAATGGTTACGCTACTAGATCACTTGAATTATTTGATCAAATGGTGCTCGGTGGGACTCAACCTTCTGAGGCCACGTTTGTTGCTGTCATCAGTGCTTGTACACATGCAAGTATGGTTGACAAAGGCCTCTGGTTATTTGAACAAATGAGTAGTGTTTATAAGGTTGAACCAAGGCTTGAGCATTATGCATGTGTGGTTGACCTTTTGGCTAGAGCCGGTAGGTTGGAAGAGGCTGAGGAATTCATTGAAGACAAAATTGGAGGAATTAGCCAAGGTGATGCTAATATCTGGGGTGCTTTACTTGGTGCTTGTAGAATTTATGGCAATACAGCAATGGGGGATAGAATATGGAGAAAACTAGCTAACATGGGAGTAACAGATTATGGGACTCACGTCCTTTCATATAACATTTACAGGCAAGCCGGCAGTGACATGGAAGCAAGAAGAGTTTGGAGACTGATGGAGGACACAGGAATGAAGAAGAAGCCAGGTTGTAGTGCTATAGAGGTCAATGGTTTGCTTGAAGAGTTCCGTGCTGGTGCCTTCGTGCATCCCAAAGCACCAGAAGTGTGCCAGACGCTTGATTCTTTGTTCAATGTAATGCATCTTGCTAACTGA
- the LOC113697549 gene encoding probable sugar phosphate/phosphate translocator At5g25400, with the protein MGKGGVSEGVLKKIILSYTYVAIWIFLSFTVIVYNKYILDRKMYNWPYPISLTMIHMAFCSSLAYLLVRVFKLVEPVSMSWDLYVKSVVPIGLLYAVSLWLSNSAYIYLSVSFIQMLKALMPVAVYSIGILFKKEQFKTNVMANMVSISVGVAIAAYGEAKFDTWGVILQLGAVAFEATRLVMIQILLNSKGITLNPITSLYYVAPCCLVFLTVPWLVVEYPVLKETSSFHLDFFVFGTNSFCAFALNLAVFLLVGKTSALTMNVAGVVKDWLLIAFSWSVIKDAVTLVNLIGYALAFLGVCYYNHAKFVAMKAKEAEEAQRKAAQADEEAGRLLEEREESGAKKSESQD; encoded by the coding sequence ATGGGGAAAGGAGGGGTTAGCGAAGGCGTTCTGAAGAAGATCATCTTGTCCTACACCTATGTGGCGATCTGGATCTTCTTATCCTTCACTGTTATCGTCTACAATAAGTACATCTTGGATCGCAAGATGTACAATTGGCCCTACCCGATTTCCCTGACCATGATCCACATGGCCTTTTGCTCCTCCTTAGCGTACCTTCTCGTCCGGGTCTTCAAGTTGGTTGAACCCGTTTCCATGTCTTGGGATCTCTATGTCAAATCTGTTGTCCCCATTGGTCTTCTTTATGCGGTATCTCTATGGCTTTCTAATTCTGCTTATATTTATTTGTCTGTTTCTTTCATCCAAATGCTCAAGGCCTTGATGCCCGTTGCTGTTTATTCAATTGGGATCCTTTTTAAGAAAGAGCAATTTAAGACTAATGTCATGGCTAATATGGTTTCCATCTCTGTTGGGGTTGCCATTGCTGCTTATGGGGAGGCCAAGTTCGATACCTGGGGGGTTATTTTGCAGCTTGGTGCTGTGGCTTTTGAGGCAACTAGGCTTGTTATGATTCAGATTTTGTTGAATTCAAAGGGGATCACCTTGAATCCAATTACTTCCCTGTACTATGTTGCGCCATGCTGTTTGGTTTTCTTGACTGTTCCTTGGTTGGTCGTGGAATATCCCGTGTTGAAGGAGACTTCAAGTTTCCATCTTGATTTTTTCGTATTTGGGACCAATTCTTTCTGTGCTTTTGCTCTGAATCTCGCGGTGTTTTTGCTCGTTGGAAAGACATCTGCTTTGACAATGAATGTGGCTGGTGTTGTTAAGGATTGGTTGTTGATCGCATTTTCATGGTCCGTGATTAAGGATGCAGTTACCTTGGTGAACTTGATTGGCTATGCTCTGGCTTTCTTGGGAGTCTGTTATTACAATCATGCTAAATTTGTGGCAATGAAGGCTAAGGAGGCTGAGGAAGCACAGAGGAAAGCTGCCCAAGCTGATGAAGAGGCTGGCAGGTTGCTTGAGGAAAGAGAGGAGTCTGGTGCTAAGAAGTCCGAGTCACAGGATTAA